The Streptomyces sp. NBC_00344 genome includes a window with the following:
- a CDS encoding transglycosylase domain-containing protein, producing the protein MGRADERRARQRGARRAKTSKGGGIRRLFTWKKMLGTFFGLCLLAMGAFFALYLYVDVPTANADADLQSNVYKLSNGKVLARTGKVNREKVPIADVPLDVQHTFVAAENKTFYKDHGVDFKGTARGLYSTLRGRKQGGSTITQQYVKNYYLTSDQTVTRKLNELVISLKLDQKQSKDQILEGYINTAYFGRQAFGIQAASQAYYGIDAKKLNVSQGAYLASLLQAPSQYDWSSATPEGQRLVKNRWAYTLNNMAEMNWISQSDRAAQKFPYPQKPKPEAGLQGQTGYLVKAAKQELMAQGIDEADIDAGGWTVTLNIDPKKQAALEKTLKQQLTDKLTPKTRPVDADLQAGAVSVDPHTGRILAMYGGKDYYKHEYSNAKRTDYQPASTFKPLILAAAIESGAKTQDGKLITADTYYDGTSKRPVVDANGNKVGFAPPNEDNVSYGSVKVQKAMNDSVNSVFAQMGEDVGLDKIRKLGLDLGMSSMKSAQAVPAMTLGSYGASPMEMAGIYATFDNHGKKVTPTIVKSATNARHAPVAPQKAIGDQVVSRQTADAVTSVLTGVVQNGTGTAVRNKEQKVAGKTGTSDNNKSAWFTGYTPNLVTSVGLFGEASKKHTVDGKTILKGAQVTMSGAAGSPTGRINGAGFPAQIWAAYTFGLDMTPSKFDLDTDQGAAVAPTEIPSATSSPSPTISPSNSPSKSPSDSPDPDPSDTGKGTANGGGANAGTGTANGGGANAGTGTANGGGTNAGTGTANGGGTNAGTGTANGGGANAGTGTANGGGTDAGTGTANGGGGTDTGVGGNDDQNLQ; encoded by the coding sequence ATGGGCCGAGCGGATGAGCGACGGGCCCGGCAGCGCGGGGCGCGCCGGGCCAAGACCAGTAAGGGCGGCGGCATACGCCGGCTCTTCACCTGGAAGAAGATGCTGGGCACGTTCTTCGGGCTCTGCCTGCTGGCGATGGGCGCGTTCTTCGCGCTTTACCTGTACGTCGACGTGCCGACGGCGAACGCCGACGCCGACCTGCAGAGCAACGTCTACAAGCTCAGCAACGGCAAGGTGCTGGCCCGCACCGGCAAGGTCAACCGCGAGAAGGTCCCGATCGCCGACGTGCCGCTGGACGTCCAGCACACCTTCGTGGCCGCGGAGAACAAGACCTTCTACAAGGACCACGGCGTCGACTTCAAGGGCACGGCCCGCGGGCTCTACAGCACCCTCAGGGGCCGTAAGCAGGGTGGCTCGACCATCACCCAGCAGTACGTCAAGAACTACTACCTCACGTCCGACCAGACGGTGACCCGTAAGCTCAACGAGCTGGTGATCTCCCTCAAGCTCGACCAGAAGCAGTCCAAGGACCAGATCCTCGAGGGTTACATCAACACCGCTTACTTCGGGCGTCAGGCTTTCGGCATCCAGGCCGCCTCGCAGGCGTACTACGGGATCGACGCCAAGAAGCTGAACGTCTCTCAGGGCGCCTATCTCGCGTCGCTGCTCCAGGCACCGAGCCAGTACGACTGGTCATCGGCGACCCCGGAGGGCCAGCGGCTGGTGAAGAACCGCTGGGCGTACACCCTCAACAACATGGCCGAGATGAACTGGATCAGCCAGTCGGATCGCGCCGCGCAGAAGTTCCCGTATCCGCAGAAGCCCAAGCCGGAAGCCGGCCTGCAGGGTCAGACGGGCTATCTGGTCAAGGCCGCCAAGCAGGAGCTGATGGCGCAGGGCATCGACGAAGCGGATATCGACGCCGGTGGCTGGACGGTCACGCTCAACATCGACCCGAAGAAGCAGGCCGCGCTCGAGAAGACGCTCAAGCAGCAGCTGACCGACAAGCTGACACCCAAGACGCGTCCGGTCGACGCCGACCTCCAGGCGGGCGCCGTCTCGGTGGACCCGCACACCGGCAGGATCCTCGCGATGTACGGCGGCAAGGACTACTACAAGCACGAGTACAGCAACGCCAAGCGCACCGACTACCAGCCGGCGTCGACCTTCAAGCCGCTGATTCTCGCGGCCGCCATAGAGTCCGGGGCCAAGACTCAGGACGGCAAGCTGATCACCGCTGACACCTATTACGACGGCACCAGCAAACGCCCGGTGGTCGACGCCAACGGCAACAAGGTGGGGTTCGCACCGCCGAACGAGGACAACGTCAGCTATGGCTCCGTCAAGGTGCAGAAGGCCATGAACGACTCCGTGAACTCGGTGTTCGCGCAGATGGGTGAGGACGTCGGCCTCGACAAGATCAGGAAGCTGGGTCTCGACCTCGGGATGAGCTCCATGAAGTCGGCGCAGGCGGTGCCCGCCATGACGCTCGGTTCCTACGGAGCGAGTCCGATGGAGATGGCCGGCATCTACGCGACCTTCGACAACCACGGCAAGAAGGTCACGCCGACGATCGTGAAGTCGGCGACCAATGCGAGGCACGCGCCGGTCGCACCGCAGAAGGCGATCGGCGACCAGGTGGTGAGCCGGCAGACGGCTGACGCGGTGACCTCGGTGCTGACCGGCGTGGTCCAGAACGGTACGGGTACCGCCGTACGGAACAAGGAGCAGAAGGTCGCGGGCAAGACCGGTACGTCGGACAACAACAAGTCCGCCTGGTTCACCGGCTACACCCCGAACCTGGTGACCTCGGTCGGCCTGTTCGGTGAGGCGTCCAAGAAGCACACGGTGGACGGCAAGACGATCCTCAAGGGGGCGCAGGTCACCATGAGCGGGGCGGCCGGCAGCCCCACCGGCCGTATCAACGGCGCCGGCTTCCCGGCGCAGATCTGGGCGGCGTACACCTTCGGCCTGGACATGACGCCCAGCAAGTTCGACCTGGACACCGACCAGGGTGCCGCGGTCGCCCCGACGGAGATCCCGTCTGCCACCTCGTCCCCGAGCCCGACGATCAGCCCGTCGAATTCGCCTTCCAAGTCGCCGTCGGATTCGCCGGACCCCGACCCGAGCGACACCGGTAAGGGCACCGCGAACGGCGGTGGGGCCAACGCGGGGACGGGTACCGCGAACGGCGGTGGGGCCAATGCCGGGACGGGTACCGCGAACGGCGGTGGCACCAATGCCGGGACGGGCACCGCGAACGGCGGTGGCACCAATGCCGGGACGGGTACCGCCAACGGCGGTGGGGCCAATGCCGGGACGGGTACCGCGAACGGCGGTGGCACCGACGCCGGTACCGGAACCGCCAACGGCGGTGGTGGCACCGACACCGGTGTCGGCGGGAACGACGACCAGAACCTGCAGTGA